A region of the Variovorax sp. 54 genome:
CCGCACCATGCCCGCGTTGACCGCGAAGCCCACCACGCCGATCCAGCCGAGCCACGCGAGCATCAGCGCAGGGTCGAAGCTCTGCTGCGCGATCATCATCGCGTAGCCCATGCCGTGCGGATTCGCGGCGATCTCGACCGTCACGGCCACCACCAGCGCCACCGCCACACCGAGGCGCAGCGCGACGAACAGGCGCGGCACGATGGCCGGCAGCACGATCTTGAAGGCACGCTCGCGCGCCGACAGGCCGAGCACGCGGCTGACCTCGAGCAGCCGGGGCTCGATCTGCTGCACCGCCGACTGCACCAGCACCAGCAACGGCCAGAAGGTGGCGAAGGCGACGATGGCCACCTCCATGCGCACGCCGAAACCGAAGCCCAGCATCGCGAGCGGGATCAGCGCGACCGAAGGCACGGGGCGCAGCACCTCGATGGAGACGGAGCCCAGTTGCGCCGCTCGGCGCGAAAGCCCGAGCACCAGCCCGAGCGCAATGCCGAGCACCGCACCCAGCAGCAGGCCGAGCGCGGCCGTGCCGAGCGTGAAGCCCGTGGCCTGCCAGAGCGAGCCGTCCATCGCCGCGCCGACGAAGGCCTTGGCCGCCGCGGTCGGTGGCGCAAGGGCATCGCTGCCCAGCGCTGCGGCGCGTCGCGCGTACCACTCGAAGGCACCGACCAGCAGCGCGGGAAACACCCACGGCCGCAGCCAGCGGAAGAGGCGGCCTTCAGTCATGGCCCTGCTCGATGAAAGCGAACAGCTCACGCCGCAACTGCAGGTAGTCCGGATGCTCCTTGGTCGTCAGCTGGTCGCGCGGGCGCGGGATCTTCACGTCGATCATCCGCGCCAGGCTCGGGCGTCCCGGTCCGGGGTTGGCCTGCAGTGCGATCACGCGGTCGCCGAGGTAGATGGCTTCTTCGAGGTCGTGCGTGACGAACAGCACCGTGAGCCCGTCGTCGCGCACCAGCCGCGCGAGCTCGTCCTGCAGGCTCTGGCGCGTGAGCGCGTCGAGCGCGCCGAAGGGCTCGTCCATCATCATCAGCTCGGGCTTCTGCGCGAGGCAGCGCGCAATCTGCGCGCGCTGCTGCATGCCGCCCGACAGCTGCACCGGAAACTTGTGCGCGTGCTTCGCAAGCCCGACCTTGCCGAGCACGTCGGCGATGCGCGATGCGCGCTCGGCCGTGGGCACGCCGGCCGCTTCGAGCGCGAGGCTCACGTTGCCTTCGACCGTGCGCCACGGCAGCAGCGCGCGGCCGTAGTCCTGGAACACGAAGGCCACTTCGCGCGAGGGCGCCGTCATCGGCACGCCCTTGCGCCGCACCTCGCCGGCACTGGCGGTGACGAGGCCGCTGGCCGCGCGCAGCAGCGTGGTCTTGCCGCAGCCGCTCGGGCCGACGATGCAGACGAACTCGCCGCGCGCCACGTCGAACGACGTGGGCGACAGGATCTCGCGCCCGCCCAAGCGGATGGTGACGCCATCGAAGCGCAGGAAGGGCGTGGCTTGCATCGTGGAGCTCGTCGGCGAACGCGCAACGCTCGCAGAAAGCGCGGCGCGTGTGGTGATCGGGGCAGGTGCGGAAATCACTTGGCGATCAGCTTCGCAACGTCGATGCTCGTCTTGAGCATGTCCTGCTCTTTCATGAGCCCGGTCCAGTAGCCCAGCTGCTTGTCGGTGACGACCGGGCCGGGTGGCGAGACCTGCACCTTGGCCAGCACTTCGGCCGGCAGCTTGATGTACTTGCCGATGGCCGCGCGCACCTTGGCGTCGTTCTTCGGCTGCTGCATGAAGGCCGCGGATTCGACCAGCGCCTCGCGGAACGCGCGCGCCGTGGCGGGGTTCTTCGCCACCCACTCGCGCTTGGCTGCGTGCACGATGGTCTGGTTGTTCTCGGGCAGGAAGGTCGAGTAGTACGAGGCCACGTAGCCCGCGCCGCTCTCGGTGATGCGGCTCATGAACGGGTCGGCCGACACCACCGCATCGACCGAGCCGCCGCGCAGCAAGTCGGCATGCTGCGGGAATGCGGCCTCGATGAAGTTCACCTTGCGGTAGTCGACGCCGCTGTCCTTCAGCCACGCGCGGAAAGTTACGTGCAGGAAGGCACCGAGCCCCGGCACGCCGATCTTCTTGCCCACGCAGTCCTGCGGGCTCTTGATGCCCGAGCCCGCGCGCGCCACGAGGCCGAAGCCCGTGATCGTCTTCGAGGTGAGGCCGCCGCCGGCCACCAGCACCAGGTCGAGCCCGCCGTCCACCGCCTGCAGGAACACCGAGGGCGTGGGGCCGCCGATCTGCAGCGAGTCGGACTGCAGCGCGGCCGGGATGGTGGAGTTCAGCGGAATGAACTTCAGCTCCACCTCGAGGCTGCGCTTCTTGAAGTAGCCCTCTTCGGCTGCCACGAAGACCGAGGCGAAGTCGGTCACCGCCGTGTAGCCGAACACGATCTTCGGGTGCGCCTGCTGTGCGCGCGAAGGCAACGAGGCGGTGGCCGATGCGGCCGCGAGCGCCGACAGCAGGGTGCGTCTTTTCATCATGGCTGGGGTCTCCTGGGGATGGTCTTTTTCGTGCGTGAGGACTTGGCGGCGGGGAGCTTCGACGTCGCCTTCGGCTTCGGCAGCGCAGCGCGCAGGCCGCCGGCGATGAAGTTCACGAGCATCGGCGCCACGGCCGGGTCGGCGCGTGTGTTCTCGCCGCGCGAGAGCCGTTCGATGCGGCTGTCGGTCAGGTGGTGCAGCAGCGCGCCGAGCGCGAACTGGTAGCCCCACGCGACCTGGCTGCGCGTGGCGTGCGGCAGCGCCACATGCAACGCGTCGATGTAGGCCTCGGCCAGCGGGTCGAAGTAGCCGCGCAGCACGCGGTCGGCTTCTTCAGTCGCGTGGTACAGCTCGCGCGCCACCAGCAGTGCGTAGTACTCGCCCTCGGTGCTCGCGCGCAGCGCCAGCACGGGCGCGGTGAAGGCTTCGATGATGCGCGGCAGCGTGCGCGCGTCGTCGGGGTCGATGGTCACGGCCGCCAGGCGCGCGAGCCGCTCCTCGATGCTGTGGCTCCAGTGTTCGAAGATCGCGTGGAACAGCTCGTGCTTCGGGCCGAAGTAGTAGCCCACCAGCGCGAGCGGCACACCGGCTTCTTCGGCGATCTGGCGGATCGTCACCGCGTGGTAGCCGTGCTGCGCAAAGAGCTTTTCGGCCGCCAGCAGGATCGCCTGTCGGCGGTCGGGTCGCGCGGCCTCGGGCGCGGCGCTGGAGGCGGCTGAGGCGCGTGAGGTGCTGCGTTTGCGGGCCGTCGGTGTGCGAGCGTTCATGGGGCGTATTGAACGGCTGTACAAAAATGTTGAACACACGTACAAACCCTGAGGTCAACCCTCATTGAGCACGACCGTTCGCGGCGCTACGCTCGTGGCATGCCCGCTCCCAATATTCCCCAGATCCGTCTTTATCAGAACTGGCTGCGCGACACGCGCGGCCTGGCCTTCGACAGCTACGACGCGCTGTGGCGCTGGTCCGTCACCGACCTCGATGCCTTCTGGCAGAGCATCTGGGACTACGCCGGCCTGCACTCGCCCACGCCGCACACCGCGGTGCTCGCCGAACGGCGCATGCCCGGTGCGCGCTGGTTCCCCGGTGCGCAGGTCAACTACACGCGCGAGGTGCTGCGCCACGCCGATGCGGCCCATGCGGCCGGCCTGCCCGCCATCGTCAGCGACAACGAACGCGGCGAGGTGCGCGAGCTGTCGTGGCCCGAGTTGCGCCGGCAGGTGGCCGCGGTGGCGCTCACGCTGAAGTCGCTCGGCGTGCGCCGCGGCGACCGCGTGGCCGCCTACATGCCGAACGTGCCCGAGACCATGGTGGCGTTTCTTGCGTGCTCCAGCATCGGCGCGGTGTGGAGCGTGTGCGCGCCCGATATGGGCACGGCCGCCGTGGCCGACCGCTTCCGCCAGATCGAACCCACGCTGCTGATCGCGGTCGACGGCGTGCACTACGGCGGCAAGCCGCTCGACCGCAGCACCGTGCTGCAGGAGCTGCGCGGCCAGCTGCCGAGCGTGCAGAAACTGCTGCTCGTGCAGACGCCTTTTGCTGCGAACGCGGTGGCGCACGACGTCGAATGGCAGCAGGCCATTGCGCGCGATGACGCCGAGGTCGCGGCCTTCGAGCCCGAGTGGCTGCCCTTCGATCACCCGATCTGGATCGTCTATTCGAGCGGCACCACCGGCCTGCCCAAGCCCATCGTGCACGGGCAGGGCGGCATCCTGCTCACCATGCACGCCTGCGGCCTGCACAACGACGTGGGCGCGAGCTACGGCGCCAACAACCTCGGCGAGCGCTACCACTGGTACAGCTCCACGGGCTGGGTGATGTGGAACTCGCAGCTCTCGGGCCTGGCCTTCGGCGCCACCATCTGCATCTACGACGGCAACCCGGCAGGCAGCAAGGAGAAGCCCGACTGGGGCGTGCTGTGGCGCTTCGTGGCCAAGCACCGCGTCACCTTCTTCGGCGCGGGCGCGGCCTACTTCACCAACTGCATGAAGGCGGGGCTCGTCGCGAAAGACTGCGGTGATCTGTCGCGCGTACGCGCACTCGGCAGCACCGGCTCGCCGCTGCCCGACGAGGTGCAGCGCTGGGGCTCGCAGCAGATCCTCGATGCGGGCTCGACCGGCGTGTGGTGGTGCAACATCTCCGGCGGTACCGACTTCTGCGGCGCCTTCGTCGGCGGCAACCGCGAGCTGCCCGAAGTGCCGGGCCAGATGCAATGCCGCGAACTCGGCCACGCGGTCGAGGCCTGGAACGAGCAGGGCCAGCCGGTGATCGGCGAGGTCGGCGAGCTGGTGTGCACGCAGCCCATTCCGTCGATGCCGCTGTACTTCTGGGGCGACGAAGGCAACGCACGTTATGTGTCGAGCTACTTCGACACCTACCCCGGCGTGTGGCGCCACGGCGACTGGATCAAGATCGGCAACGACGGCGGCTGCATCATCTACGGCCGCAGCGACGCCACCATCAACCGCCAGGGCCTGCGCATGGGCACGAGCGAAATCTACAGCGCGGTCGAGGGCCTGCCCGAGGTGCTCGACTCGATGGTGGTCGACCTCGAATACCTGGGCCGCGACAGCTACATGCCGCTGTTCGTGGTGCTGCGCCCCGGCGTGGCGCTCGACGAGGCCATGCGCACGCGCATCAACAACGCGATCAAGACCTCGCTGTCGCCGCGCTTCGTGCCCAACGACATCTTCCAGGTGGCCGAGATTCCGCGCACGCTGTCGGGCAAGAAGCAGGAGCTGCCGATCAAGAAGCTGCTGCTGGGGCAGCCGATCGAGAAGGTGGTCAACCGCGAGGCGATGGCAAACCCCGGCAGTCTGGATTGGTATGTGGCTTTCGCCGCAGAGCGTGCCTCCGCATAATGGGGCGATGAAAAGACGCACCAGCCTCCTCATGCTCTCCGCGATTGCCGGAGCCTCCGTCCTGAGCGCCTGCGCTTCCTCGGATACGCCGGCCACGCCCAAACCGGGCGCTGCACCGCTGCGCGTCACGGGCACCGTGGCCTACCGCGAACGCATCGCACTCGACCCCGCGGCCGAAGTGCGCGTGCAACTGCTCGACGTGTCGCGCATGGACGCGCCCTCGGTCGTGCTCGCCGAGCAGCGCATTCCCGCCAACGGCAAGCAGCCGCCTTTCGCTTTTGAACTCAGCGTCGACGCCGCACGCATCGACCCGCGCATGCGCTATGCCGTGGCGGCGCGCATCACGCGTGGCGAGCAGTTGCTGTTCATCAACGACACGCAGTACTCGGTGCTCACGCAGGGCAACGGCACCACGGCCAACCTGATGCTGGTGCGCGTGACCCCGTCGCCGCCGCCGCCCCCGGCGCCACGTCCCTCGCGCTGATCGACGCCAACCCGCGCGACATCACACGCGCGCGGGTCAGGTCTGGCAGATCAGGTCAGCAGTTCGTGCAGCACCATGCGCGTCTGCCGGCCGCGCAGCTCCACCAGCTCTTCGATGCGCCGCGTGGCCAGCCGCCCCTTCAGGGCCGCGTAGGTGACTTCTGAAATCAGCATGCGCGTGCCCAGCTGGCGGTTCGCGCCTTCGATGCGGCTCGCCACGTTCACCACGTCGCCGAACGCCGTGTACGACAGCCGGTTGTTCGACCCCAGCACCCCCGCCACCACCACGCCGGTGTGAATGCCGATGTGCGTGCGGAACTCGGGCAGGCCCTGTTCGGTCCACTGCCGGTTGAGCGCGTGCATTTCGGCATGCAGCTCGAGCGCGGCGCGGCAGGCCTTGTACTCGGCGTCTTCCAGGTCGGCCGGCGCACCCCACAGCACCATGATGCCGTCGCCGATGAACTTGTCGATCACGCCGCCATGGCGCGCGAACACATCGGCCGCGAGGTTGAAGTACTCGGTCAGCTGGCGCACCAGCACGTCGGCCGCGATCGATTCGGAAATCGACGTGAAGCCTTCCACGTCGGTGAACATCACCGTCACCTGGCGCGGTGAGCCGTTGGGCGCGAGTGCATGGCCCTGTTCGACCAATTGGTTGATCACGTCCACCGGCACGAACTTGCTGAAGGCCTTGAGGCTGCGCGCCGAGTCGTCGAGCGCCTGGTCCAGGTGCTGGATCTCGAGCACACGGCTGGGCTCGCGCGGCAGGTCATCGAGTTCGAGCCGGCCGATGCGGTGCGCGATGCGCGAGAGGTTCTCGACGGGCGCCGTCACCAGCTTCGACAGCTTCAGCGACATGTACAGCGCCAGCCCCAGGAACACCAGCGCCAGCAGAAGCGACCACGCCACCGCACGACGCAGGCCACCCAGCAGCACGTCTTCGGGCACCCAACTGACCAACTGCCAGCCGGTGGCGGGGATGCGCGAGGCCTGCACCAGGTAGCGTCGTCCCTCGTGGCTGAAGGCGAAGGCCTTGTCGCTGCCGCTGCCGGCGATGCCGTCGGCCGTCATCTGTGCATCCAGCGCGCCGAGTGCGCCGGTGGGCGCCTCCAGCGTGTGCAGCACGCCCGGCATGTCGCTGCGCGCGAGCACCTTGTGGTCGGCGCTGAGCAGCGCGCTGTTGCCGTTGCCGTTGCGGCTGAACAGGCGCACGAACTCCGACAGCCGGCCCAGCGACACATCGCCCGCCACCACCATCGCCTGCGGGCTGCCCTCGGCCTGGCGGCGCTGGCTCGGCAGGGCGTAGGTCACGCCCAGCTCCTGCGCGGCAGCGAACACATAGGGGCTGGTCCAGACCGGCGCCTGCGTCTTGCGCGCCTGCACGAACCAGCTGCGCTGCGTCGGGTTGTAGTTGCTGCGGTAGGCCTCGACGCGCTGCGTGGCAAAGCGCTGCTGCACGTCGGCCTCGGAACCCAGTGGCAGCTTGTACTGCCAGGTCTCGGTGGTGAAGTCGGCGCTGCGCGCGATGTGGCGGATCGCGGGCACCGGGTAGCGCAGCGCCATCAGCATCTTGCCTTCGACGTTCGCCACGTAGACGCTGTCGAGTTCGGGCGACTGCTGCAGCAGCGTCCACAAGAGTTCGGCCGTGCGCTCGACGTTCTCGCCCGCGGGCGTGAGGCTCGGCGAGCTGCCGATCGCGCCGACCGCCGACTCGGCCTTGGCCAGGAAGGCCAGCACCTTGTCTTCGATGCGGTCGTGGTTCGACTTGTGCGCGGAGGTGCCGATCGTCGTCACCAGCTGCTGCGAACCCCAGTAGCCCAGCGTGACCAGCAGCAGCGACTGCGCGAGCGCAACGGCACTGACGATGGACCCGACATCGACCCGGAAGCGGCGAGAGCGCCGGGGCGGTGGGATTTCAGCGGAAGAGGGTGACGGAGACGGTGGCAACGGCGTGGTGACGTGCGCGAAAGACGGGCGACCCGCCGCATCCGGAGGCCCGGACGATTCCTTGTACATACAGCTCCCTGACGACAACTCGGAACGGACCCCGGCTCCTCCTCACGAGGTCGTGGTCCGGCGTCCGGAGGGAGTTGCGGGGCCGATCGTGTGCGTCGGCCATCCTGGCAATCCCCCCAGATGCGCGCGGGATTTTCGCCTGTAATTGGTACATATGTGCAACTTTGCACGCTCGGTGCCAAGTTGCTGCGCCCGAGGGCTTGCTTGCGAACGGACGTTCGTTTTATTTAGCGGGCGTCGTGAAAGATCAGGCCCAGCGTGTGGCGCCGTCCGCTGCGCACGCGGCTCACGCCGTGGCGCATCGTCACGCGGTAGCTGCCGCGCGTGCCCGCCACGGGCCGCTGGTTCACCGCGAAGATCACCGCCTCGCCTTGCGCGAGCGGCACCACTTCGGCACGCGACTGCATGCGCGGTCGCTGCTCGGTCAGCACGAACTCGCCGCCCGTGAAGTCCTCATTGGGCCGGCTCAGCAGCACCGTGAGCTGCAGCGGAAATTGCAGATCACCGTACAGGTCCTGGTGCAGGCAGTTGTAGTCGCCTTCGTCATAGCGCAGCAGCAGCGGGGTGGGGCGCAACTGGCCCGCCGCATGGCAACGCGCGAGGTAGGCCGCGTGGTCCGGCGGATAGTCGGCCGGCTGGCCCATCGCAGTGGCCCAGGCATTGGCCAGCGGCGCGAGACGTTCGTACAGCGCGCTGCGAAACGCCACGAGCTTGGGCGGCAGCGGATTCGCGAAGTACTGGTACTCGCCCTGGCCGAAGCCATGGCGCTGCATGACCACGCGGCTGCGGAAATGCGGGGGCTGTTCGTACATCGCGGCGAGCGCGGCGCATTCCTTCGGTGTGAAGAGCACGCCCGTGGCAGCGCAGCCGCGGGTGGCGAGGTCGGCGTCGATGCGGGGCCAGTCGAGGGCGTCGACGCGGGAGGTGGCGGGGGAGGTCATGCGGGCAGTGTCGCGTTGCTGCGGAATGCGGGCTCGCCGTTTTCGGACGCGGGTTTCGGTGAGGCGGTGTAGGTGTCTTCTTCGATCCGCGCAGGGACCGCATGGGCTTTGCAACGGGCGATGAGGCTGGACCCGTTTTGAGCGATCATCCCGCCATGGCAACAGAAAAAAGCACCGTGCGCAAACGAGTGGCAAGTCCGCTGGTCGAAGGTCGACCGGTTGCCACGTTGGGGCGCGGCATGACCCTGGTCAAGGTCGGCAAGGCGCCGCGGCCTGTCGTGCGGCTCGAAGACAGCACGACGGTGCTCGTGAAAAAGGTGGCCCGCGCACTCAACCGGCCCGGCATCGCCCGGTCGGACGTCTTCCGCGGACCCGATGCGGCCAAGGTGTTCGCCTACTCGGTCTATCCGCAAGACCCGACCCAGGTCATTCGCGAAGCCGCCGACGGCACCAAGGTCATCGGTCGCCTGGTCGACGGCAGGTTCCGCGCGAGCAGGCGGTGAGTCGTCGCCCCCCGACGCTCGAGAAGCTGCTCGAGCAGACACGCGGCCCACGGCCCGTGGCCTTTGTCCTGGCGGGGCACAACGGGTCCGGAAAATCGACCCTCTGGTATTCGCGCCTGGCCGCATCGCTGCAGATGCCGCTCATCAATGCCGACCGGATGATGATGTCCATCCTGCCGGACGCCGATCCGCAGACAGGGCGCATCCCCCTTTGGGCGCAGCAGCTGCGCGACGACGACGAGAAATGGCAGGTTCTGTCGCAGGAAGGCGTGCGCGCTTTCAAGAGCCTGGTGATGGACCAGCGCATGCCGTTCGCGTTCGAAACCGTCTTCTCCCACTGGAAGCCGCTGCCCGGCGGCGGCCACGAGTCGAAAGTGGACGACATCCGCGCGATGCAGGCGGCGGGCTACTTTGTCGTCCTGCTGTTCGTCGGCCTCGTGTCGGTGGACCTGTCCGTTTTTCGCGTGAGCACGCGCAAGCAACAGGGCGGCCATGACGTGGAGCACCAGAAGCTCATCGAGCGCTTTCCGCGGACGCAAGCCGCCGTCGGGCATGCGGCGCAGATCGCGAACATGACGCTCATGTTCGACAACAGCCGCTCCGAAGAAAACGCGTTCGCGCTGGCGCGGGTGCAGGCCAAGAAGTCGATCCTGTTCGATGCACGCGACCCGCAGTTCAAGGCCGACCCGGAGCTGCGGGCCGTGTGCGAACCCTGGCTCGAGAAGGTCGCCGGTCCCTTCAAGCCGCAGCGCGCTGTGCGTAAGAAGAAGACTGCAACCTCTTCGGCGCGGATCCCGAAGACCACGCCAGAAAGCACCCCATGAACACCCAGTGCAACGACCCTCAGACACCGCCAGCGACTGGCAACTCCCCTGGGCCGGCGGCTGCCGCTGCGGCCAGGTGCGCCTGCGCGTCACCGCGCCGCCGCTGCTGGCCATGGCCTGCCATTGCACCGGCTGCCAGACCATGAGCGCGAGTGCGTTCTCGCTGTCGTTGGCGATCCCGACGCCGGGCTTCGAGGTGGTGTCGGGTGAGCCCGTCATCGGCGGCCTGCACGGCGACGATTCGCACCACTTCTTCTGTCCGCACTGCAAGAGCTGGATGTTCACGCGCACCGAGGGCATGGACTATTTCGTCAACCTCCGGCCGTCGATGCTCGACCACCACGAATGGGTCGTACCCTTCGCGGAAACCTGGACCGACGAGAAGCTGCCGTGGGCCACGACGCCCGCGAAGCACAGCTTCGGCACCTTGCCTGCGATGGACGCCTTTCCTGCACTGATCGAAGCCTATGCCCGGGAAGGTGCCCGGCCCACGAAGGAGTGATGCACATGACACCCGAAGCCGTTCTCGACCACTATGACCAGGGGCGCCTGTGGCCCGCCGATCGCGCGCTCCCGATCGCCGCGGATGTCGACGCCGCCTACCAGCAGGCGCTGGCCTTGCGCGCGCTTCGCATCGACCGCGGCGAGCGGCCCGTGGGCTACAAGATCGGTTTCACCAACCGCACGATCTGGCCTCGCTACGAGGTCTACGCGCCCATCTGGGGCACTGTGTGGCACACGACGCTCACGCGCAGCAGCGATGATGCCGGCGGCACCGACGCGTTGAGCCTGGACAAGCTCTGCCAACCGCGCCTGGAGCCCGAGATCGTGTTCGGCATGGCCGCGACACCGCCGCGCGATGCCACGCTGGAAGAGCTCTTCGGCTGCGTCGCGTGGCTCGCCCCGGGCTTCGAGATCGTGCAGTCGCACCTGCCTGGCTGGAAGTTCAGCGCCGCCGACACCGTGGTCGACGGCGGGCTGCATGCGCGCCTGCTGGTCGGGCGCGAGACACCGATCGGCCGCTTCGCCACCAGCGCCCAGGCACTGGACGACCTGCTCGGCCGCACGCGCGTGCGGCTCTACCGGGGCGATGCGCTGATCGACGAAGGCACGGGCGTCAACGTGCTTGACGGCCCGTTGCACGCCTTGCACCACTTCAACCAGGAACTGCAGCGCTGCCCCGGTGCGCCGGCGCTGATGCCCGGCGACGTGGTCACGACCGGCACGTGGACCGATGCCTGGCCGCTGGAACCCGGCCAGTCGTGGCGTGCCGAGTTCGATGCACCGTTCGATCCGCTGGGGATCACGCTGCGCTAGCCCGTTGGCGGCCCGCGCTCTTTCAGAGCGGCGCGATCGGAATGCAGATGTCGCATTCGAACGCGCCGGTCTTCTCGTCGAAGGCCATGCCGGGCCCGTAGTACTCGAATGCGGGTCGGCTGTCGAACTGGAAGCCGCTGGCGGGCAGCCAGTCGCGCATCAGGCGTGTCCACGCATCGTTGATCTCCGCGGGCAGCCCCTGGAATCTCAGCGAGGCATAGCGCCCGCCCGGCAGCACCGTTTTCTGGAAACCACCGTCGGGCACGAAGTCCTCGGGCACTTCCACGCAGGCGTCGTAGCGCGAGTGCTCGGGCGCGGTGATGCTCGGGTCGTCATGGCTGATGCCGTAGCGGGCATGCGACCACAGGTTGTGCGCGCCGATCCAGGGCGCGACCTTCGTGGCCCAGAACTCGCCCACCGGCGCGCCGAACGGGCCGGTGTAGCGCAGGCAGGCGATGGTGACGGGAGAGCGGGTGATCAGCTGGACATTCACAGGTGGCTCCTCGTGCGCGGGATTGCGCGTTGGAGATCCATTCTTTGTGAAGCCGTGCAGGGCGATCTGATCAGGATTGCTATTGCGTGAGGGAGCGTCGCAGGGCAAAGACCAGTCGTGCGATGCACGCCACGCGCTGGGCGCGCTGCCGAAATGCGCGCGGAACGCGCGGGTGAACGCCTCGCCCGAACCGAAGCCCACCGACACCGCCGCCTCGAGCACCGACAGGCGCGGTTGCGTCGCGAGCCGCAGTGCTGCCACCTCCACGCGGCGGCGCCGGATGTAGTCGCCCAGCGTCTCGCCGGCCCAGGCCGCGAAGAGGCGATGGAAGTGGTACGCCGAGAAATGCGCCACGTCGGCCAGCACCGCGAGATCGAGCGCCTCGTCCAGGTGGTCGTCGATGTGCGCCAGCACCTTGTGCATGCGCCATTCGTACTCGGAGCGGCTGTCGCGCGGCATGGCGCGCATTCTCAACCTTGGCGGGCCTGCCCCAACAACCAATCACTGAACAACTTCAACAACGGCCGCTGATCCGCCCGCTCCGGCGTCACCAGGTAATAGCTGCGCTCCGCCGACAGCGCCCGAGGACAGGCCACCACCAGTTCGCCGCGCGCCAGCTCGTCCGCCACCAGCATGGTCGGCATCAGCGCGACCCCGAGCCCGTGTGAGGCCGCCGCCGCAAGGATCGAGAACAACTCATAGCGCGGGCCGCCACGCGCGTTGGGCGCGTCGATCTGTTGCGCGTCGAACCACTGGCGCCAGCCGTCGGGGCGTGTGCTCTGCTGCAGCAGCGGCATCTGCGCGATGGCATCGGGCGACACGGCCTGGCCGTCGGGCAGCAGCGAAGGGCTGCACACGGGCACCACGTCTTCATGCATCAGCAACACAGCGCGCGTGCCCGCCCAGTTCTCGACCTGCGCGGGCGTGCCCGCGTACAGCGCGGCGTCGAACTCGGCGTCGGCGAACAGGAAGGGGCGGGTGCGCGTCTCGATGTGCACCACCACGTCGGGCTGCAGCGCCGCAAAACCGCGCAGGCGCGGCACCAGCCAGCGCGTGGCGAAGGTGGGCACTGCCGCCAGCGACAGCGATCCGCCTTCGCCCTGGTGCGCCATGGCGTCGAGCGTGTCGCGCTCCATGGCCTCCAGGCGGCGCGCGATCTGGCGCGCGTAGGCGGCGCCGCTGGCCGTGAGCGCCACGCCGTGCCGCGTGCGGCGGAACAGCGCCACGCCCAGGAAGGCCTCGAGCGACCCGACCTGGCGCGACACCGCGCTCTGCGTGAGCGCCAGTTCCTGCGCGGCGCGGGTGTAGCTCTCGTGGCGCGCGGCGGCGTCGAAGCACACGAGGGTTTGCAGGGGTGGGATCTTGCGGCGCATGTATGCCGGGAGTGTATGACTGGCGAGATGATTTCACCTGTAAATCAACAAGATGTATCTCTTCAGATGTGCGCAATGCGCATATCTGGGTGAGGATTCATCGTTTGCGCCAGGCCCCCTGCGTGGCTACGATCGACCGCATTCCCCC
Encoded here:
- a CDS encoding adenylate/guanylate cyclase domain-containing protein encodes the protein MYKESSGPPDAAGRPSFAHVTTPLPPSPSPSSAEIPPPRRSRRFRVDVGSIVSAVALAQSLLLVTLGYWGSQQLVTTIGTSAHKSNHDRIEDKVLAFLAKAESAVGAIGSSPSLTPAGENVERTAELLWTLLQQSPELDSVYVANVEGKMLMALRYPVPAIRHIARSADFTTETWQYKLPLGSEADVQQRFATQRVEAYRSNYNPTQRSWFVQARKTQAPVWTSPYVFAAAQELGVTYALPSQRRQAEGSPQAMVVAGDVSLGRLSEFVRLFSRNGNGNSALLSADHKVLARSDMPGVLHTLEAPTGALGALDAQMTADGIAGSGSDKAFAFSHEGRRYLVQASRIPATGWQLVSWVPEDVLLGGLRRAVAWSLLLALVFLGLALYMSLKLSKLVTAPVENLSRIAHRIGRLELDDLPREPSRVLEIQHLDQALDDSARSLKAFSKFVPVDVINQLVEQGHALAPNGSPRQVTVMFTDVEGFTSISESIAADVLVRQLTEYFNLAADVFARHGGVIDKFIGDGIMVLWGAPADLEDAEYKACRAALELHAEMHALNRQWTEQGLPEFRTHIGIHTGVVVAGVLGSNNRLSYTAFGDVVNVASRIEGANRQLGTRMLISEVTYAALKGRLATRRIEELVELRGRQTRMVLHELLT
- a CDS encoding 2OG-Fe(II) oxygenase, with amino-acid sequence MTSPATSRVDALDWPRIDADLATRGCAATGVLFTPKECAALAAMYEQPPHFRSRVVMQRHGFGQGEYQYFANPLPPKLVAFRSALYERLAPLANAWATAMGQPADYPPDHAAYLARCHAAGQLRPTPLLLRYDEGDYNCLHQDLYGDLQFPLQLTVLLSRPNEDFTGGEFVLTEQRPRMQSRAEVVPLAQGEAVIFAVNQRPVAGTRGSYRVTMRHGVSRVRSGRRHTLGLIFHDAR
- a CDS encoding zeta toxin family protein — encoded protein: MSRRPPTLEKLLEQTRGPRPVAFVLAGHNGSGKSTLWYSRLAASLQMPLINADRMMMSILPDADPQTGRIPLWAQQLRDDDEKWQVLSQEGVRAFKSLVMDQRMPFAFETVFSHWKPLPGGGHESKVDDIRAMQAAGYFVVLLFVGLVSVDLSVFRVSTRKQQGGHDVEHQKLIERFPRTQAAVGHAAQIANMTLMFDNSRSEENAFALARVQAKKSILFDARDPQFKADPELRAVCEPWLEKVAGPFKPQRAVRKKKTATSSARIPKTTPESTP
- a CDS encoding GFA family protein, translated to MQRPSDTASDWQLPWAGGCRCGQVRLRVTAPPLLAMACHCTGCQTMSASAFSLSLAIPTPGFEVVSGEPVIGGLHGDDSHHFFCPHCKSWMFTRTEGMDYFVNLRPSMLDHHEWVVPFAETWTDEKLPWATTPAKHSFGTLPAMDAFPALIEAYAREGARPTKE
- a CDS encoding 2-keto-4-pentenoate hydratase — translated: MTPEAVLDHYDQGRLWPADRALPIAADVDAAYQQALALRALRIDRGERPVGYKIGFTNRTIWPRYEVYAPIWGTVWHTTLTRSSDDAGGTDALSLDKLCQPRLEPEIVFGMAATPPRDATLEELFGCVAWLAPGFEIVQSHLPGWKFSAADTVVDGGLHARLLVGRETPIGRFATSAQALDDLLGRTRVRLYRGDALIDEGTGVNVLDGPLHALHHFNQELQRCPGAPALMPGDVVTTGTWTDAWPLEPGQSWRAEFDAPFDPLGITLR
- a CDS encoding AraC family transcriptional regulator — translated: MPRDSRSEYEWRMHKVLAHIDDHLDEALDLAVLADVAHFSAYHFHRLFAAWAGETLGDYIRRRRVEVAALRLATQPRLSVLEAAVSVGFGSGEAFTRAFRAHFGSAPSAWRASHDWSLPCDAPSRNSNPDQIALHGFTKNGSPTRNPAHEEPPVNVQLITRSPVTIACLRYTGPFGAPVGEFWATKVAPWIGAHNLWSHARYGISHDDPSITAPEHSRYDACVEVPEDFVPDGGFQKTVLPGGRYASLRFQGLPAEINDAWTRLMRDWLPASGFQFDSRPAFEYYGPGMAFDEKTGAFECDICIPIAPL
- a CDS encoding LysR substrate-binding domain-containing protein, with amino-acid sequence MRRKIPPLQTLVCFDAAARHESYTRAAQELALTQSAVSRQVGSLEAFLGVALFRRTRHGVALTASGAAYARQIARRLEAMERDTLDAMAHQGEGGSLSLAAVPTFATRWLVPRLRGFAALQPDVVVHIETRTRPFLFADAEFDAALYAGTPAQVENWAGTRAVLLMHEDVVPVCSPSLLPDGQAVSPDAIAQMPLLQQSTRPDGWRQWFDAQQIDAPNARGGPRYELFSILAAAASHGLGVALMPTMLVADELARGELVVACPRALSAERSYYLVTPERADQRPLLKLFSDWLLGQARQG